One genomic region from Leptospira tipperaryensis encodes:
- a CDS encoding carbon-nitrogen family hydrolase has product MNPGELNVALVQCDLSWENQEANYDHVRNLILSTLDKKKEEKPDLILLPETFATGFTMRSERIAEPDGGPTETFLKKIAEETGAYICAGWIRKNPEGKPFNTVSVVKPDGNIVLRYSKIHPFTFGGEDRHYSSGSEIISYDLNGFRITPFICYDIRFPEIFRRVAGETDIFTIHANWPIPRIHHWELILKTRAVENQAYVFGVNRIGLAGYNKSVHHNGHSLAVAPNGEFTDAGEELETILFYKAEKKSILEYRETFPVLRDRKDPKTIQVRSSEHSSQI; this is encoded by the coding sequence ATGAATCCAGGAGAATTGAACGTTGCGCTTGTTCAGTGCGATCTTTCTTGGGAAAATCAAGAAGCAAACTACGATCACGTTCGAAACCTAATTCTTTCCACTCTGGATAAGAAGAAGGAAGAAAAACCGGATTTGATTCTTCTTCCGGAAACCTTTGCAACCGGATTTACGATGCGCTCGGAAAGAATCGCCGAACCCGACGGAGGCCCGACCGAAACCTTTTTGAAAAAAATCGCCGAAGAAACGGGAGCCTATATCTGCGCGGGCTGGATTCGAAAGAATCCGGAAGGAAAACCCTTCAACACGGTCAGTGTCGTTAAACCCGACGGCAACATTGTATTAAGATATTCTAAAATACATCCTTTTACTTTCGGTGGAGAAGACAGACATTATTCTTCCGGTTCCGAAATTATAAGCTACGATCTAAACGGCTTTCGAATCACTCCGTTTATCTGTTATGACATTCGATTTCCGGAAATCTTCCGAAGAGTAGCGGGAGAAACCGATATTTTCACGATTCACGCAAACTGGCCGATTCCCAGAATTCATCACTGGGAATTGATTCTCAAGACGAGAGCCGTTGAAAATCAGGCTTACGTTTTTGGGGTCAATCGCATAGGATTAGCCGGTTACAACAAAAGTGTTCATCACAACGGACATTCGCTCGCGGTGGCGCCTAACGGAGAATTTACGGACGCGGGGGAAGAATTGGAAACGATTCTATTCTACAAAGCCGAAAAGAAATCGATTTTAGAATACAGAGAAACCTTTCCCGTCCTGCGAGATAGAAAAGATCCAAAAACGATACAAGTCAGATCATCGGAGCATTCTTCTCAAATCTAA
- a CDS encoding SPL family radical SAM protein, translating to MRSDNFISPKRFSHIYLEESAKNHPKTKEILSKFPESIVIPIDSYKEVFNPSSQSFQTQKRSPKLILAKRKEQFLYSGSGVAPDFGYQFFYYNALVLNCLYNCSYCYLQGMYSSANLVVFVNNEDYIRETKEQLKLSKPLYLCISYDTDLLALENTLGYCKEWILFANSNPDLIVELRTKSANFKSISQLKPTQNIILAWTISPESVIAEHEPLTPRLSSRLKNIKEALDAGWQVRLCLDPILGIPDWKKVYSEFVQEIFNQIDGNQLREISLGVFRMNSDYFKNSKKRRPDSYLYYLPMETHDSIKSYPEELEKEMFAEVEKELVRFVSKEKIHRLVASEMESK from the coding sequence ATGCGCTCAGACAATTTTATCAGTCCTAAACGGTTTTCTCATATTTATTTGGAAGAATCCGCAAAGAATCATCCAAAGACAAAGGAGATTCTTTCGAAGTTTCCGGAATCGATCGTGATCCCGATCGATTCTTACAAAGAAGTTTTCAACCCGTCTTCTCAGAGTTTTCAAACTCAAAAACGAAGCCCCAAGCTTATTCTGGCCAAAAGAAAGGAACAGTTTTTATATTCCGGCTCGGGCGTCGCTCCCGACTTCGGTTATCAATTTTTCTATTACAACGCGCTGGTTCTCAATTGTCTTTACAACTGTTCGTATTGTTATCTCCAAGGAATGTATTCTTCCGCAAACTTGGTCGTCTTTGTAAACAACGAAGATTATATTCGGGAAACCAAGGAACAACTGAAATTATCCAAACCTCTTTATCTGTGCATCTCCTATGATACCGACCTTTTGGCCTTGGAAAATACATTAGGATATTGTAAAGAATGGATTTTATTCGCAAATTCAAATCCGGATCTGATCGTGGAATTGAGAACCAAAAGTGCGAACTTCAAATCGATCTCTCAATTGAAACCGACTCAAAATATCATTCTCGCGTGGACCATTTCTCCGGAGTCCGTAATAGCCGAACACGAACCGTTGACTCCGAGGCTTTCCTCGAGATTAAAAAACATCAAAGAAGCCCTGGATGCGGGTTGGCAAGTTCGTCTTTGTTTGGATCCGATTCTGGGGATTCCGGATTGGAAAAAAGTTTATTCCGAATTTGTTCAGGAGATATTTAATCAGATCGACGGAAACCAATTGAGAGAAATCAGCCTAGGAGTTTTTCGAATGAATTCGGATTATTTTAAGAATTCTAAAAAACGAAGACCGGATTCTTATTTATATTATTTGCCTATGGAAACTCACGATTCGATCAAATCTTATCCGGAAGAATTAGAAAAAGAAATGTTTGCAGAAGTTGAAAAAGAATTGGTTCGATTTGTTTCCAAAGAAAAAATTCATAGGTTGGTTGCGAGCGAGATGGAATCCAAATGA
- a CDS encoding inositol monophosphatase family protein, with the protein MSLENEIKIRYEHFLNFVPKVMEFLAETQEESDLGIAYKGEIDLVTKADKGSEERIISEIERMFPADSILGEEGTDKKGTSTFKWIVDPLDGTVNYSHRLPLYCLCIGLENQETKEVAMGIVPFPGTGEVYHARKGFGAFKNKKQIHVSKTKDLKQSLLCTGFPYDREKKIDRLMFYYRNFLLKTRGVRRTGSAGVDLCWTAEGRFDAFWEEGLKPWDVAAPSVILNEAGGKLSTYDGNIFTPYIPNLVASNGILHEKMLDGMSEYIHDLT; encoded by the coding sequence ATGAGCTTAGAAAACGAAATCAAAATCAGATACGAACATTTCCTAAACTTTGTTCCAAAGGTGATGGAATTTTTAGCAGAGACGCAGGAAGAGAGCGATCTTGGTATCGCTTACAAAGGAGAAATCGATTTAGTTACGAAAGCCGATAAAGGCTCGGAGGAAAGAATCATTTCTGAAATTGAAAGAATGTTTCCTGCGGACAGCATTCTCGGTGAAGAAGGAACCGATAAAAAAGGGACTTCGACTTTTAAGTGGATCGTCGATCCGTTAGACGGAACCGTAAATTATTCGCATCGTCTTCCGTTGTATTGTCTTTGTATCGGTTTGGAAAATCAGGAAACCAAAGAAGTTGCGATGGGGATCGTTCCATTTCCGGGCACCGGAGAAGTTTACCACGCTAGAAAAGGTTTCGGAGCGTTTAAAAATAAAAAGCAGATTCACGTTTCCAAGACGAAGGACCTAAAACAATCTCTTTTGTGTACTGGTTTTCCTTATGATCGGGAAAAAAAGATCGATCGTCTGATGTTCTATTATAGAAATTTTTTATTGAAAACTCGAGGTGTGAGAAGAACCGGATCTGCCGGTGTGGATCTTTGTTGGACCGCGGAAGGTCGATTCGACGCATTTTGGGAAGAAGGTCTCAAACCTTGGGACGTAGCTGCTCCTTCGGTGATTCTCAACGAAGCCGGCGGAAAGTTGTCAACCTATGATGGAAATATTTTCACACCTTATATTCCGAACTTGGTTGCGAGCAACGGAATTCTGCACGAGAAGATGTTGGACGGAATGAGCGAATATATTCACGATTTAACTTAG
- a CDS encoding glycosyltransferase family 4 protein, protein MKTSLKKIAIVSPIFSDQVSGGSEKLIFQFVELLAKDFEITVLTTRSLDYVSWKNSIPIRENYLLQEGNNLSKPICIEERTSSLGGTYKILQFTVEKNRNIDKFNRLSKKILEEPSLQNRENVNHWIEEQGPYVPEMIQFIESRKSEFEVFFFVSYLYYPLVFGSPLVAEKSIIIPTFHDEAPAYLPIYKEVLTDLSSYSFNTPEELEVFQNILGFTPNTYSVTGMNLNLDKNAFVSISENLSLKENSKIEKEDPFLLYVGRVDLGKGFLEMTEWFLDWKKNSELPHKLKIVGKIASKIPAKILENQNVEFLGFVEEKRKIELLRNCTCLINSSPLESFSIVLMEAWLAEKPVLVNGKSDVLKGHCLRSNGGLFYSDKKSFSATLNYILGHPKDSLEMGKNGKRYVEQNFNPEVVREKLLRLIDKTIQKKYAGI, encoded by the coding sequence TTGAAAACCTCTCTTAAAAAAATAGCGATCGTTTCTCCGATCTTTTCAGATCAAGTTTCGGGGGGATCCGAAAAGCTGATCTTTCAATTCGTCGAGCTCTTGGCGAAGGATTTTGAAATCACAGTTTTAACAACTCGAAGCCTTGACTATGTTTCCTGGAAAAACTCGATTCCCATCCGTGAAAACTATCTATTACAAGAAGGAAACAATCTATCAAAGCCGATTTGTATCGAAGAACGGACATCCTCTCTTGGAGGAACGTATAAGATTCTTCAGTTTACCGTAGAAAAAAATAGAAATATTGATAAGTTCAATCGTCTTTCCAAAAAGATTTTAGAAGAACCTTCCCTTCAAAATAGAGAAAATGTAAATCACTGGATCGAAGAACAAGGCCCTTACGTTCCTGAAATGATCCAGTTTATCGAATCGAGAAAAAGTGAATTCGAAGTTTTTTTCTTTGTGAGTTATCTTTATTATCCTCTTGTTTTTGGTTCTCCTTTGGTTGCGGAAAAGTCGATTATCATTCCTACCTTTCATGATGAAGCTCCGGCGTATCTTCCAATCTATAAGGAAGTTCTTACAGATCTGAGTTCGTATTCGTTCAATACTCCGGAAGAATTAGAAGTCTTTCAAAATATTCTTGGATTTACTCCGAACACATATTCGGTTACGGGAATGAATCTAAACTTGGATAAGAATGCGTTCGTATCGATTTCGGAAAATCTTTCCTTGAAAGAAAATTCTAAAATTGAAAAAGAAGATCCGTTCTTATTGTATGTTGGGCGCGTGGACTTGGGAAAAGGTTTTTTGGAAATGACGGAATGGTTCTTGGATTGGAAAAAGAATTCGGAACTTCCTCATAAACTCAAAATCGTTGGGAAGATCGCGTCCAAAATTCCCGCAAAAATATTAGAAAATCAGAATGTAGAATTTTTAGGTTTTGTTGAAGAAAAAAGAAAGATCGAACTTCTTCGCAACTGCACTTGTCTGATCAATTCCTCTCCTCTGGAAAGTTTTTCCATCGTCCTCATGGAAGCCTGGCTGGCGGAAAAGCCGGTACTCGTAAACGGAAAATCGGACGTTCTCAAAGGACATTGTCTTAGAAGCAACGGCGGCTTGTTTTATTCGGATAAAAAAAGTTTTTCGGCGACTTTAAATTATATTCTCGGACATCCAAAAGATTCTTTAGAAATGGGTAAGAACGGAAAACGTTACGTCGAACAAAATTTTAATCCGGAAGTCGTTCGCGAAAAACTTCTACGTTTGATCGATAAAACAATTCAGAAAAAATACGCTGGAATTTAA
- a CDS encoding SDR family oxidoreductase gives MNETSKPNGFSAIVTGSSKGIGQTISEFLISKGYRVIGIARSLPNSSLLKNSSLYRHIQMDLSQTKEVTQLSGLLREKPPLKILVNNAGIGNFSPHEEIPIEELEKMLLVNFVSPILITKLLLRDLKKNEGWIFQIHSIAAIKESVRGAAYAGTKAGLRHFGLNLFEEIRKSGVKLVSINPDIVDTEFYDRLDFGKDEDPGSFLYVEEVLNAFEFALNGRENLGFTEITIRPRYHRISKKPIIRKHERDLES, from the coding sequence ATGAATGAAACTTCAAAACCGAACGGCTTCTCCGCAATCGTAACCGGTTCTTCGAAAGGAATAGGACAAACGATTTCAGAATTCTTAATCTCCAAAGGATATCGAGTTATAGGAATCGCAAGATCGTTGCCGAACTCTTCTCTTTTAAAGAATTCTTCCTTATATCGTCATATCCAAATGGATCTTTCTCAAACCAAGGAAGTGACTCAACTTTCCGGTCTTCTCAGAGAAAAACCTCCTTTGAAAATTCTTGTGAACAACGCGGGCATTGGAAATTTTTCTCCGCACGAAGAAATCCCGATCGAAGAATTGGAAAAAATGCTTCTCGTGAATTTTGTTTCCCCCATTCTAATCACCAAATTGCTGTTAAGAGATCTCAAGAAGAATGAAGGTTGGATCTTTCAAATTCATTCGATCGCCGCAATCAAAGAATCCGTAAGAGGCGCTGCTTACGCCGGAACAAAGGCCGGACTCAGACATTTCGGTTTGAATTTGTTTGAGGAGATTCGAAAATCCGGAGTCAAATTAGTAAGTATCAATCCGGATATCGTAGATACTGAATTTTACGATCGTCTCGATTTTGGAAAAGATGAAGACCCGGGTTCTTTTCTTTACGTCGAAGAAGTTTTAAACGCATTCGAGTTTGCACTCAACGGAAGGGAGAATCTCGGTTTTACGGAAATTACGATCCGACCCAGATATCATAGAATTTCTAAAAAGCCGATCATTCGAAAACACGAAAGAGATTTAGAATCGTGA
- the loa22 gene encoding OmpA family outer membrane lipoprotein Loa22, producing MVKKILNLILLGAIAFSFTLCSSAEKKEESAAPEPSQQEQGAAANRSVDVNSPQAIADSLNDKLKDFRYPDGLTRPGFSYKKADVNAGDFSEWSKVNAPVIKEGLGKLPDSYALEITGHTDAVGPEQAEGDKKGNIFYSELRANAVKQALIKQGIPANRITTKGAGSSESVSGLDAKDAKNRRVTFRFATSAPQQ from the coding sequence ATGGTCAAAAAGATTTTGAATCTGATTCTGCTCGGTGCAATTGCATTTTCATTCACTCTTTGCTCCTCCGCTGAAAAAAAAGAGGAATCCGCCGCTCCCGAGCCATCTCAGCAAGAGCAGGGCGCTGCAGCAAACAGAAGCGTTGATGTAAACTCCCCACAAGCAATTGCTGATTCTTTGAACGATAAGTTGAAAGACTTCAGATATCCAGACGGATTAACTCGTCCAGGATTTAGCTATAAGAAAGCAGACGTAAACGCTGGCGATTTCAGCGAGTGGTCAAAAGTAAACGCTCCAGTGATCAAAGAAGGTCTTGGAAAACTTCCTGATAGCTACGCTCTCGAAATTACGGGACACACTGACGCGGTGGGACCTGAGCAAGCAGAAGGCGATAAAAAAGGTAACATTTTTTATTCTGAACTTCGTGCAAATGCTGTGAAACAAGCCCTGATCAAACAAGGAATCCCTGCGAATCGTATTACTACGAAAGGCGCTGGTTCTTCCGAGTCTGTTTCCGGCTTGGATGCTAAGGATGCAAAAAACAGAAGAGTAACCTTCCGTTTCGCAACTTCCGCTCCACAACAATAA
- a CDS encoding YkvA family protein translates to MDLIEKVKREFWPKLKSVVSKIPFTEDLVALYYSMMDPETPLRTKLIIAGALAYFISPLDAVPDFIPGAGFLDDAGVIAAVLASVQSAIRAEHRERARKKLEIE, encoded by the coding sequence ATGGATCTGATCGAAAAGGTAAAAAGAGAATTTTGGCCGAAATTAAAATCCGTGGTTTCCAAGATTCCGTTTACGGAAGATCTGGTAGCGCTTTATTATTCTATGATGGATCCGGAAACTCCTCTCAGAACCAAGCTCATCATCGCCGGAGCGCTCGCCTATTTTATTTCCCCTTTGGATGCAGTTCCGGATTTTATTCCTGGCGCGGGATTTCTGGATGACGCTGGCGTGATCGCGGCCGTACTGGCAAGTGTTCAATCCGCAATTCGTGCGGAGCATCGCGAAAGAGCGAGAAAGAAGCTGGAGATAGAATGA
- a CDS encoding baseplate J/gp47 family protein, whose product MNLNTTKEQVLNDHLQMVKASGAFKNHTFSPTSKTFSLIRALSNAVFLFIDSDLVSVQKAIHPHTAEDDALHEHLIRRGMQWKPALPTILKVRIGSSVQPAMDREIPQTLIVTTSGPEDQKIRFFLQESLVLPAGIPADAQGKYSIEALVECVLDGPIGNVVPGSIVLIENPPEGIDYVANLETTPVQQGQFRETRTSVRSRLMNAEGVSSKWTPAWYISEAESFSFIKRAIFKSAKILNTDGEVKILLQGSVGPLSNSQLIQVKDHFNAEENDPGGVAHVLVENINETVINKTVTVKFSSSDTIPSQSVLDQIKEEYFLSLSEGQDFIDAQLKALYQALPNCIDVEFNPLGNVDVSAGSLANVGPGFQVLGAVYV is encoded by the coding sequence ATGAATTTAAATACGACAAAGGAACAGGTTCTTAACGATCATTTACAAATGGTGAAGGCGTCCGGCGCGTTTAAGAATCATACATTTAGTCCAACTTCGAAAACATTCTCTTTGATTAGGGCGCTTTCCAATGCAGTCTTTCTTTTCATTGATTCGGATTTAGTTTCTGTTCAGAAAGCGATTCATCCTCATACTGCGGAAGACGACGCTCTTCACGAACATTTGATTCGGAGAGGGATGCAATGGAAACCGGCGCTTCCGACCATTCTTAAGGTAAGAATCGGTTCTTCCGTTCAGCCCGCGATGGATCGGGAAATACCTCAGACTCTGATCGTAACAACTTCCGGTCCGGAAGATCAAAAGATTCGATTCTTTTTACAAGAATCACTGGTTCTACCGGCTGGAATTCCGGCTGACGCTCAAGGAAAGTATTCGATCGAAGCTCTCGTAGAATGTGTGTTAGACGGTCCTATCGGTAACGTTGTGCCGGGCTCGATTGTTTTGATCGAAAATCCTCCGGAGGGAATCGACTACGTTGCAAACTTGGAAACAACTCCCGTTCAACAAGGTCAGTTTAGAGAAACGAGAACTTCCGTTCGTTCGAGACTGATGAACGCGGAAGGTGTATCTTCCAAGTGGACTCCTGCTTGGTATATATCCGAAGCTGAAAGTTTTTCATTTATCAAAAGAGCTATTTTTAAAAGCGCAAAAATTTTAAACACCGACGGCGAAGTAAAAATTCTTCTTCAAGGATCCGTGGGCCCATTGTCGAATTCTCAATTGATTCAAGTGAAGGATCACTTTAACGCGGAAGAGAATGATCCGGGTGGAGTCGCCCATGTTCTAGTAGAAAACATAAATGAGACCGTGATTAATAAAACCGTAACCGTAAAGTTTTCATCTTCGGATACGATTCCAAGCCAGTCCGTTTTGGATCAGATCAAGGAAGAATACTTTCTGTCACTTTCAGAAGGTCAGGACTTTATTGACGCTCAATTAAAAGCTCTGTATCAAGCTCTTCCTAATTGTATCGATGTGGAATTCAATCCGCTGGGGAATGTGGATGTGTCGGCCGGTTCTTTGGCCAACGTGGGGCCCGGCTTTCAGGTGTTAGGTGCCGTCTATGTCTGA
- a CDS encoding LIC10183 family protein, producing the protein MIDLANDPVVFGDLTLDSSNDDLMVDSSSIRLVLSEIREMFEMTIADDIDYPEIYSRQRAAANSTEYADQAARIRDAEKFLKFHPAIDARSIDVSLNSENRILVSFFLKTGESLKGFVMSGS; encoded by the coding sequence ATGATAGACTTAGCGAATGATCCTGTAGTTTTTGGAGATCTTACTTTAGACTCGTCTAATGACGATTTAATGGTCGATTCAAGTTCGATTCGATTGGTTCTTTCCGAGATTCGAGAGATGTTTGAGATGACGATAGCCGATGATATCGATTATCCGGAAATCTACAGTAGACAGAGAGCGGCGGCCAATTCTACGGAGTACGCGGATCAAGCTGCGCGAATTCGAGACGCGGAAAAATTTCTAAAATTTCATCCTGCAATTGATGCGCGTTCGATAGACGTAAGTTTGAATTCTGAAAACCGGATTTTAGTGAGTTTTTTTCTCAAAACAGGAGAATCCTTAAAAGGATTTGTGATGAGCGGTTCATAA
- a CDS encoding class I SAM-dependent methyltransferase, which yields MYQQYGKPSAPLLLQKKSFIEENSKHLNNQRNIAAVYIQQPIRENCKNCNHVLMEKNDFIKDRIAYKICSNCSHLNGANEDTNEFCETAYSNDDGKNYAENYDSENIESYNYRVASIYVPKVEFLITSLRSDNVDPYKLEFLDFGAGSGYFVKALDSVGLKNVFGTEVSKVQVSLGNKMIGRDALRIHNLQDTAEALSKTSANVVSMIGVLEHLQDPRGAIRAIQKNDNIKYFFISVPLFSLSVYIEIISKNRFHRQLHGTHTHLYTEASIEYLAKEFQFDIISQWWFGTDMVDLYRNIYIDLEETGGSDSLRSHYLSMMKSILDAMQLEIDKKHYSSEVHVLFKKCAI from the coding sequence ATGTATCAACAATATGGAAAACCAAGTGCTCCGCTTCTGCTGCAGAAAAAATCTTTCATTGAAGAAAACAGTAAGCATTTAAATAACCAGCGTAATATAGCAGCCGTTTATATTCAGCAACCTATCCGCGAGAATTGCAAGAATTGCAACCATGTGTTGATGGAAAAAAATGATTTTATAAAAGACCGAATAGCATATAAGATATGCTCAAATTGTTCCCATCTAAATGGTGCAAATGAAGATACTAATGAATTTTGCGAAACTGCATATTCAAACGATGATGGGAAAAATTACGCTGAAAATTATGATTCTGAGAATATTGAAAGTTATAATTATCGAGTTGCAAGTATATATGTCCCCAAAGTTGAATTTTTGATCACTTCACTCCGCAGCGATAATGTGGACCCTTATAAATTGGAGTTTTTGGATTTTGGAGCAGGTTCTGGATACTTCGTTAAAGCTCTGGATTCAGTAGGATTAAAGAATGTTTTTGGTACTGAAGTATCTAAGGTGCAGGTTAGTTTAGGCAATAAAATGATTGGCAGAGACGCGTTAAGGATTCATAATTTACAGGATACAGCGGAGGCACTATCGAAAACTTCCGCAAACGTAGTGTCCATGATCGGTGTTTTAGAGCATTTACAGGACCCAAGGGGTGCGATTCGTGCAATTCAGAAGAATGATAATATTAAATATTTCTTTATTTCTGTTCCTTTATTTAGTTTGTCGGTGTATATTGAGATAATATCTAAAAACAGATTTCATAGACAATTGCACGGCACACATACTCACTTATATACGGAAGCATCAATTGAGTATTTGGCAAAAGAATTTCAATTTGATATTATTTCACAATGGTGGTTCGGAACCGACATGGTGGATTTATACAGAAATATTTATATAGACTTAGAAGAAACTGGGGGATCAGATTCATTACGTTCACATTATCTAAGCATGATGAAGTCTATTTTAGATGCAATGCAGCTTGAGATCGACAAAAAGCACTATTCCTCGGAAGTACATGTTCTATTTAAAAAGTGTGCCATCTAA
- a CDS encoding phosphorylase, producing MIFISTALFPEAKPLIEFLGLKILREKSAFPIYQNENYTLTVSGIGKISSAIATSFLLSRFENTIQESSWIFNFGICGSPKEYASIGESFLIHKVTDWGSGKNVYPDLLFKSPLKESTLVTVDRPVFEKESSDHKNTLVDMEAFGFFQASKKFFTSDKIRIVKTVSDHFTKLESSSGSDLTDIVSEKIQTALPEILSILTIPIVPEKKILLDEKELETLQYLIEFLRLSETETIQLKDCMLGYKIKTRNSSNDGLTFLNQNFHPEEDKVKTREEGKKGLYALRQFYQS from the coding sequence ATGATTTTTATTTCCACAGCGCTTTTCCCGGAAGCAAAACCTTTGATAGAATTTCTAGGACTTAAAATTCTTAGGGAAAAATCAGCGTTTCCGATCTATCAAAATGAAAATTATACGTTGACCGTCTCCGGAATCGGGAAAATTTCCTCCGCCATCGCAACCTCTTTCCTCTTAAGCCGATTTGAAAACACGATTCAAGAATCTTCTTGGATCTTTAATTTCGGAATCTGCGGTTCTCCAAAAGAATACGCTTCCATCGGAGAATCTTTTTTAATACACAAGGTCACGGACTGGGGTTCTGGAAAAAACGTTTATCCTGATCTTCTTTTCAAATCCCCTCTGAAAGAATCGACTCTTGTAACCGTAGACAGACCGGTTTTCGAAAAAGAATCTTCCGATCACAAAAACACGTTAGTCGACATGGAGGCGTTCGGTTTTTTCCAAGCCTCGAAAAAATTTTTTACATCCGATAAAATCCGGATCGTCAAAACGGTTTCGGATCATTTTACAAAATTAGAATCCTCTTCCGGTTCGGATCTTACCGATATCGTCTCGGAAAAAATTCAAACCGCGCTTCCCGAAATTCTTTCGATTCTAACGATTCCGATTGTTCCCGAAAAAAAAATACTTCTCGATGAGAAAGAATTGGAAACGCTTCAATATCTAATCGAATTCCTCCGGTTATCGGAAACGGAAACGATTCAATTGAAAGATTGTATGTTAGGTTATAAGATTAAAACCAGAAATTCTTCCAACGACGGACTTACATTCTTGAATCAAAATTTTCATCCGGAAGAAGACAAAGTGAAAACAAGAGAAGAAGGCAAAAAAGGATTGTATGCGCTCAGACAATTTTATCAGTCCTAA
- a CDS encoding RluA family pseudouridine synthase — MNLELKAEVAEEFSGNRLDRFLKLFLGDEVSRASIQKWIESGYVRNQDEKIQDKSSLKVKEGDQFSISVPPRPPLNLEPVSMSLPVILEREDFLIIHKPAGIASHSGPGDRSPSLVNGLLYHFKDLSKAGGEARPGIVHRLDKPTEGLILIAKNDRAHGKLSELFRKREIQKKYYAWVQGHPPEESGTIDLPIARHPVERLKMTISPKGRRSVTHYKVLNYINSRTGRKFSFVEVGLETGRTHQIRVHFQNQRCPVVGDLLYSRAGAQFESYGLLLLSYFLKFKDPFTGELIEATLPLTERFLRFEKNAPMI; from the coding sequence ATGAACTTAGAACTAAAAGCAGAGGTCGCAGAAGAATTTTCCGGAAATCGTCTCGATCGATTTCTGAAACTCTTTTTAGGAGACGAGGTCTCCCGCGCATCCATACAAAAATGGATAGAATCGGGATATGTTCGCAATCAAGACGAAAAAATTCAGGACAAGAGTTCTCTCAAAGTAAAAGAAGGGGATCAATTTTCGATTTCAGTTCCTCCAAGACCCCCATTGAATCTGGAACCGGTTTCGATGTCCTTGCCGGTTATTTTAGAAAGAGAAGATTTTCTCATCATTCATAAACCCGCAGGAATTGCGAGTCACAGTGGACCGGGCGATCGTTCCCCAAGTCTCGTGAACGGACTTCTCTATCACTTCAAGGATCTCTCAAAGGCCGGCGGCGAGGCGAGACCGGGAATCGTCCATCGTTTGGACAAACCAACGGAAGGATTGATTCTCATCGCAAAGAACGATCGAGCTCACGGAAAGTTATCCGAACTCTTTCGGAAAAGAGAGATCCAGAAAAAATACTACGCTTGGGTGCAAGGCCATCCTCCGGAAGAATCGGGAACGATCGATCTTCCGATTGCTCGACATCCTGTGGAAAGACTCAAGATGACCATTTCCCCAAAAGGGAGAAGGTCAGTGACTCATTATAAAGTTCTAAACTACATCAATTCCAGAACGGGACGAAAATTCAGTTTTGTAGAAGTGGGACTGGAAACGGGAAGAACTCATCAGATTCGAGTTCACTTTCAGAATCAGAGATGTCCGGTTGTGGGAGACTTATTGTATTCAAGAGCGGGAGCACAGTTCGAATCTTACGGACTTCTTTTATTGTCTTACTTCTTAAAATTTAAAGATCCGTTTACGGGAGAATTGATCGAAGCGACTCTTCCTTTGACCGAACGATTTCTTAGATTTGAGAAGAATGCTCCGATGATCTGA